In a single window of the Mesorhizobium shangrilense genome:
- a CDS encoding WYL domain-containing protein, producing MTTDLHTETISAAIRDRRTLSFVYDGKRRTADPYILGYDGKGVLVLSAVQLTGGSGSGFRTFRVDKLWEVKATDRHFAGRHPDYNPHDAYIERVLAKV from the coding sequence ATGACAACAGATCTTCACACAGAGACGATTTCCGCCGCGATCAGGGATCGCCGCACCCTTTCCTTTGTCTACGACGGCAAGCGGCGTACCGCCGATCCCTACATCCTGGGCTATGACGGCAAGGGCGTGCTGGTCCTGTCGGCGGTGCAACTGACCGGCGGTAGCGGCAGCGGCTTTCGCACGTTCCGGGTCGACAAGCTGTGGGAGGTCAAGGCGACCGACCGGCATTTTGCCGGCCGGCACCCGGACTACAACCCGCACGACGCCTACATCGAGCGGGTGCTGGCGAAGGTCTGA
- a CDS encoding WYL domain-containing protein translates to MASGIQLTPEEERDLIESTERGEWRSLGNLDQRKAFWRNSVERTEHERQRETGARDNLLRAIRERRRVLFEYRNSQRAVDPYILGFDPAGRLILSAFQRSGGTGTGFRAYLLGGMSNLTITDQPFDIEPDYNPADPNFDELFGRVEEVIAQLAA, encoded by the coding sequence ATGGCCAGCGGGATTCAGCTGACACCTGAGGAGGAACGCGACCTCATCGAAAGCACCGAGCGCGGCGAGTGGCGCTCGCTCGGCAATCTCGATCAGCGCAAGGCGTTCTGGCGAAATTCGGTCGAGCGAACCGAACACGAGCGGCAACGGGAAACTGGAGCCCGCGACAATCTTCTTCGCGCGATCAGGGAGCGGCGCAGGGTGCTGTTCGAGTACCGGAATAGCCAGAGGGCGGTTGATCCCTACATCCTCGGCTTCGATCCCGCAGGCCGACTGATCCTGAGCGCATTTCAGCGTTCGGGCGGCACAGGCACCGGTTTTCGGGCATACCTGCTCGGCGGAATGTCAAACCTGACCATCACCGATCAGCCGTTCGACATCGAACCTGACTACAATCCCGCAGATCCCAACTTCGACGAGTTGTTCGGACGCGTCGAAGAGGTAATCGCGCAGCTGGCGGCCTGA
- a CDS encoding ferredoxin--NADP reductase, translated as MQSAAEVKSAFPIPAGVHAESVVSVKHYTDRLFSFRITRPQSFRFRSGEFVMIGLPNAEKPVFRAYSVASPSWDEEIEFFSIKVPDGPLTSHLQKIVPGDTVLMRQKSTGTLVLDALTPGKRLFMISTGTGIAPFASLIRDPETYEKFEQVVLTHTCREEAELAYGVELYEQAVNDPLIGELAAGRLTLYSSTTREETPRMGRITQLIENGKLYADLGVEPLDPAQDRVMICGSMAMLNDVKAIVEDMGFEEGSNAKPADFVVERAFVG; from the coding sequence ATGCAGTCCGCAGCCGAGGTGAAATCCGCTTTCCCAATTCCCGCCGGCGTCCACGCCGAGTCCGTCGTTTCGGTGAAGCACTACACCGATCGGCTGTTCTCCTTCCGCATCACGCGGCCGCAGTCCTTCCGCTTCCGCTCGGGCGAATTCGTCATGATCGGCCTGCCGAACGCCGAGAAGCCGGTGTTCCGCGCCTATTCGGTGGCAAGTCCGTCGTGGGACGAGGAGATCGAGTTCTTCTCGATCAAGGTGCCCGACGGGCCGTTGACCTCCCACCTGCAGAAGATCGTTCCCGGCGACACGGTGCTGATGCGCCAGAAGTCGACCGGCACGCTGGTGCTCGATGCGCTGACCCCGGGCAAGCGCCTGTTCATGATCTCGACCGGCACCGGCATCGCGCCCTTCGCCAGCTTGATCCGCGACCCCGAGACCTACGAGAAGTTCGAGCAGGTCGTCCTCACGCACACCTGCCGCGAAGAGGCCGAACTCGCCTATGGCGTCGAGCTCTATGAGCAGGCGGTCAACGATCCGCTGATCGGCGAACTGGCCGCCGGCCGGCTGACGCTCTATTCCTCGACGACGCGCGAGGAGACGCCGCGCATGGGCCGCATCACCCAGCTCATCGAGAACGGCAAGCTTTACGCCGACCTCGGCGTCGAGCCGCTCGATCCGGCGCAGGACCGCGTGATGATCTGCGGTTCGATGGCCATGCTCAACGACGTCAAGGCGATCGTGGAGGACATGGGCTTCGAGGAAGGCTCGAACGCCAAGCCGGCCGATTTCGTGGTCGAGCGGGCGTTCGTGGGGTAG
- a CDS encoding MarR family winged helix-turn-helix transcriptional regulator, with product MTADENILKILDVEPQAAQDDAPEYRLQEQIGFLLRKAQQRHVAIFAAHIPEVTPPQFAALAKLGEVDETSQNQLGALVAMDAATIKGVIDRMRARGLVTVSKDEADKRRLMVSLTPEGRTALAGFLANAKKVTGETLSPLNAREAQQLARLLARIG from the coding sequence ATGACCGCCGACGAAAACATCCTCAAAATTCTCGATGTCGAGCCGCAGGCCGCGCAGGACGACGCCCCCGAATACCGGCTGCAGGAACAGATCGGTTTCCTCCTGCGCAAGGCGCAGCAGCGCCACGTGGCTATCTTCGCGGCGCACATCCCGGAGGTGACGCCGCCGCAGTTCGCCGCGCTCGCCAAGCTCGGCGAAGTGGATGAAACGTCACAGAACCAGCTCGGGGCGCTGGTGGCGATGGACGCGGCGACGATCAAGGGCGTCATCGACCGGATGCGGGCGCGCGGGCTGGTGACGGTGAGCAAGGACGAGGCCGACAAGCGCAGGCTGATGGTGAGCCTCACCCCCGAAGGGCGCACCGCGCTGGCCGGCTTCCTGGCGAATGCCAAAAAGGTGACCGGCGAGACGCTGTCGCCGCTGAACGCGCGCGAGGCGCAGCAGCTTGCCAGGCTCCTCGCCAGGATAGGCTGA
- a CDS encoding UPF0280 family protein, producing the protein MNAPQVSWLPDGRRLHMNHGPIDLIVEAFSAADEVHAAYAQAAARFRTILGELVEDLGELRRPATRNAPRRFGGTVAQRMEDAVVPFADQFITPMAAVAGAVADEMLAALVAGRSLQKAYVNDGGDIAIHLSLGAEMDAAIAGTAHGLDDRLRIRFADPVRGIATSGWRGRSFSLGIADAVTVLARSGAEADAAATIIANAVDLPGHRSIERRPAVELAPDSDLGGRLVTTSVVPLSAAERAEALQTGLAVAEALKQRGLVAGAALFLGEDARLCGDLLPALSRDEPTGELCEEKRAGGREVEPSASRQVLPPTRRRSSRTTSGAVHP; encoded by the coding sequence ATGAACGCGCCGCAGGTCTCCTGGCTGCCGGACGGACGGCGGCTCCACATGAACCACGGGCCGATCGACCTGATCGTCGAGGCGTTCAGCGCGGCGGACGAGGTGCACGCCGCCTATGCCCAGGCCGCAGCCCGCTTCCGGACCATCCTGGGCGAACTGGTGGAGGACCTTGGCGAACTGCGCAGGCCCGCCACCCGCAACGCGCCGCGGCGCTTTGGGGGGACGGTGGCGCAGCGGATGGAGGATGCGGTTGTGCCCTTCGCGGACCAGTTCATCACGCCGATGGCTGCCGTTGCCGGCGCGGTGGCGGACGAGATGCTGGCCGCGCTGGTGGCCGGACGCTCGCTGCAGAAGGCCTATGTGAACGACGGCGGCGACATCGCCATCCACCTGTCGCTCGGTGCCGAGATGGATGCCGCGATCGCCGGCACGGCGCACGGGCTGGACGACCGGCTGAGGATACGCTTCGCCGATCCGGTTCGCGGCATCGCCACCAGCGGCTGGCGCGGCCGCAGCTTCTCGCTGGGCATCGCCGACGCAGTGACGGTGCTGGCGCGCAGCGGCGCGGAAGCCGACGCTGCTGCGACGATCATCGCGAATGCAGTCGACCTGCCGGGCCATCGGTCGATCGAGCGGAGGCCGGCGGTCGAGCTCGCACCCGACAGCGACCTCGGCGGGCGGCTGGTGACGACGTCTGTCGTGCCGCTGTCTGCAGCGGAGAGGGCGGAGGCGCTGCAGACTGGATTGGCGGTGGCGGAAGCATTGAAGCAACGCGGCCTGGTCGCTGGAGCTGCGCTGTTCCTGGGCGAGGATGCGCGCCTCTGTGGCGACCTCTTGCCCGCCCTCTCGAGGGACGAGCCGACGGGAGAGCTTTGCGAAGAAAAGCGAGCCGGCGGTCGCGAGGTCGAGCCGTCGGCCTCTCGCCAGGTTCTTCCGCCGACAAGGCGTAGATCATCGCGAACGACATCCGGGGCTGTGCATCCATGA
- a CDS encoding 6-hydroxynicotinate reductase, whose translation MSELAERFETHEPGQKVVAEKIRCDACPVMCYIAEGRTGACDRYGNEGGRIVRCDPLRILDHTQPADGAGVPFDADTPWDGSLVRTKPFVTAIGAGTTYPDYKPAPFIVSQEVEGVDLVTVVTEGIFSYCGVKIKIDTDRHLGPEAATVRAAGEAVGHVTTGEYGSQMLSLGGVNHLTGGSKSEGRVTCDTLLALCNKQPVELAIDGGATIVVEAGKAPIIDGKVEHRMRVGCGSATIGMFASQWRGLVDEVVVVDDHITGVVSEHQAGKVLGWEDTGIKIVGRRSTPGRYFKVSEPGLGWGGTTISDPLSILGDWNARKGARPGLSLLMVSTTGEQFAYYELDDELKPVERPFPERLRRSVELIEENCEPALCTVLFVGGAGGSLRAGVVENPVNLTRSVHGLRTFVTVGGAPVYVWPGGGITLMVDVARVPDNAFGYVPTPALVAPIEFTLRRDDYVRLGGHASEIRSVEDVLARGGEYFNERRSAIAPRGNEWPPLAQLNRERQAS comes from the coding sequence ATGAGCGAGCTTGCCGAGCGGTTCGAGACGCATGAGCCGGGCCAGAAGGTGGTGGCGGAGAAGATCCGCTGCGATGCCTGTCCGGTCATGTGCTACATCGCCGAGGGCCGCACCGGGGCGTGCGACCGCTACGGCAACGAGGGCGGCAGGATCGTGCGCTGCGACCCGCTGCGCATCCTTGACCACACGCAGCCTGCCGACGGCGCCGGAGTTCCCTTCGACGCCGATACTCCTTGGGATGGATCGCTGGTCAGGACAAAACCGTTCGTCACCGCAATCGGGGCCGGCACCACCTATCCCGACTACAAGCCTGCGCCCTTCATCGTCAGCCAGGAGGTCGAGGGCGTCGACCTGGTGACGGTGGTGACCGAGGGGATCTTCTCCTACTGCGGCGTCAAGATAAAGATCGACACCGACAGGCATCTCGGCCCGGAGGCGGCGACCGTCCGGGCGGCTGGCGAGGCGGTCGGCCATGTGACGACGGGCGAATACGGCTCGCAGATGCTGTCGCTGGGCGGCGTGAACCACCTGACCGGCGGCTCCAAGTCGGAAGGCCGCGTCACCTGCGACACGCTTCTGGCGCTCTGCAACAAGCAGCCGGTCGAGTTGGCGATCGACGGCGGCGCCACCATCGTGGTCGAGGCCGGCAAGGCGCCGATCATCGACGGCAAGGTGGAGCACCGCATGCGCGTCGGCTGCGGGTCGGCGACCATCGGCATGTTCGCCTCGCAATGGCGCGGACTGGTCGACGAGGTTGTGGTCGTCGACGACCACATCACCGGCGTGGTTTCGGAACACCAGGCCGGCAAGGTGCTGGGCTGGGAAGATACCGGCATCAAGATCGTCGGCCGGCGCTCGACGCCCGGCCGCTACTTCAAGGTGTCGGAGCCCGGCCTCGGCTGGGGCGGCACGACGATCTCGGACCCGCTGAGCATCCTCGGCGACTGGAACGCCAGGAAGGGCGCGCGGCCGGGCCTGTCGCTGCTGATGGTCTCCACGACTGGCGAGCAGTTCGCCTATTACGAGCTGGACGACGAACTGAAGCCGGTGGAAAGGCCCTTCCCGGAGCGGCTGAGGCGATCGGTCGAGCTGATCGAGGAAAATTGCGAGCCGGCGCTCTGCACGGTGCTGTTTGTCGGCGGGGCGGGCGGCAGCTTGCGCGCCGGCGTGGTCGAGAACCCGGTGAACCTGACGCGCTCCGTGCACGGCCTGCGCACTTTTGTGACGGTCGGCGGGGCGCCGGTCTATGTCTGGCCGGGCGGCGGCATCACGCTGATGGTGGACGTCGCCCGCGTGCCGGACAACGCCTTCGGCTATGTGCCGACCCCGGCGCTGGTGGCGCCCATCGAGTTCACGCTGCGGCGCGACGACTATGTCCGGCTGGGCGGCCACGCGTCGGAGATCCGCTCTGTGGAGGACGTGCTGGCGCGCGGCGGCGAGTATTTCAACGAGCGTCGCTCCGCCATTGCGCCGCGCGGCAACGAGTGGCCGCCGCTGGCCCAGCTCAACCGGGAGCGGCAAGCGTCATGA
- a CDS encoding molybdopterin-dependent oxidoreductase, with amino-acid sequence MNLAQDIRFTVNGEPVSAMVAPMQRLSAVLREELRQTGTKVGCDAGDCGACTVLLDGDPVCACLVPVAQAEGRDIRTVEGLADGRLSALQASFLAHGAAQCGICTPGFLVAATALLERNPEPSEEEVRDALGGVLCRCTGYRKIIAAVLAAAQKSPHSVSPSARHLSPTEWGRGKEPDLTAACFSPPSIGGEVSSAARRSGGRCCESLVPAAGQAVGSSVLRLDGVPKVDGRECFGADNFPADALAVLVVRSPHHRAAFAFGDLDGFVAARPGIVAVYTAADIPGRNRFGVIPPFADQPALAEGEARFRGEAVAVIAGERAAVAALDPADFPIVWTELRHVLEPADAEAAGAPLLHQSRTGNLLTQGYVERGDPEGALAGSEHLVSGAFETSFVEHAYIEPEAGWAEIDGETLVIRACTQAPYMDRDDTALVLGLQPERVRIVPTATGGGFGSKLDLSVQPYVGLVALRTGRPAAIAYTRPESMMSTTKRHPAAMTARIGADAEGRITGMVFDGTFNTGAYASWGPTVANRVPVHASGPYRTPNYRARGRAIHTNGPISGAFRGFGVPQATIMQETLYDELAERLGMDRLAFRLKNALRDGDETVTGQRLESGVGIAACLEALQPQWQRALDDAAAFNATATARRRGVGVASCWYGCGNTSLPNPSTIRIGVSPTGKVVLHQGAVDIGQGSNTVIAQIAADALGLPLGLFELRSADTATTPDAGKTSASRQTFVTGKAAEKAGRALRERILRYANVSPDAEFSIEGSTLTVREGQAIRVLDLSAMQADADGHVFRAEETYDPPTLPLDAKGQGKPYAVYGYGAQVVELEVDMRLGTVTLLKITAAHDVGRAINPLLVEGQIEGGIAQGIGLALMEEYIPGRTENLHDYLIPTIGDVPPIENILVEVADPEGPFGAKGLGEHVLIPTAPAILNAIRHAAGVTMRKVPATPSRVLAAIKEAGI; translated from the coding sequence ATGAATCTGGCGCAGGACATCCGGTTCACGGTGAACGGCGAGCCGGTCTCGGCGATGGTTGCGCCGATGCAGCGCCTGTCGGCGGTCCTCCGCGAGGAGCTTAGGCAAACCGGAACCAAGGTCGGCTGCGACGCCGGCGACTGCGGCGCTTGCACGGTGCTGCTCGACGGCGATCCGGTCTGCGCCTGCCTCGTTCCCGTCGCCCAGGCGGAGGGGCGCGACATACGCACGGTCGAGGGGCTTGCCGATGGGCGACTGTCGGCGCTTCAGGCGTCGTTCCTGGCGCACGGGGCGGCGCAGTGCGGCATCTGCACGCCGGGCTTCCTGGTCGCTGCGACGGCGCTGCTGGAGCGCAATCCAGAGCCGTCAGAGGAAGAGGTTCGCGACGCGCTGGGCGGCGTGCTCTGCCGCTGCACCGGCTATCGCAAGATCATCGCAGCCGTGCTGGCCGCGGCGCAGAAGAGCCCCCACTCCGTCTCGCCTTCGGCTCGCCACCTCTCCCCCACAGAGTGGGGTAGAGGAAAGGAGCCAGACCTGACGGCCGCGTGTTTCTCTCCCCCGTCGATCGGGGGAGAGGTGTCGAGCGCAGCGAGACGGAGTGGGGGTCGTTGTTGCGAAAGCCTTGTACCCGCCGCCGGCCAAGCTGTCGGATCGTCCGTGCTGCGCCTCGACGGCGTGCCGAAGGTGGATGGGCGGGAGTGCTTCGGCGCGGACAACTTTCCGGCAGACGCGCTGGCGGTGCTGGTCGTCCGCTCGCCTCATCACCGTGCAGCCTTCGCGTTCGGCGACCTTGACGGCTTCGTGGCGGCGCGGCCTGGCATCGTCGCGGTCTACACGGCAGCGGACATTCCCGGACGCAACCGGTTCGGCGTGATCCCTCCCTTCGCCGACCAGCCGGCCCTGGCCGAAGGGGAGGCGCGATTTCGCGGCGAGGCGGTGGCGGTGATAGCCGGCGAGCGCGCGGCGGTCGCCGCGCTCGACCCGGCGGACTTTCCGATCGTCTGGACCGAGCTGCGGCATGTGCTGGAGCCGGCGGACGCCGAGGCCGCCGGCGCGCCCCTGCTGCACCAGAGCCGCACCGGCAACCTGCTGACCCAGGGCTATGTCGAGCGGGGCGATCCCGAGGGCGCGCTCGCGGGGTCGGAGCACCTGGTCTCGGGAGCCTTCGAAACCTCGTTCGTCGAACACGCCTATATCGAGCCGGAGGCCGGCTGGGCGGAGATAGACGGCGAAACCCTGGTCATCCGCGCCTGCACGCAGGCGCCCTACATGGACCGCGACGACACCGCGCTCGTGCTTGGCCTCCAGCCGGAGCGGGTGCGCATCGTCCCGACCGCGACGGGGGGCGGCTTCGGCTCGAAGCTGGACCTTTCCGTGCAGCCCTATGTCGGGTTGGTTGCCCTCAGGACCGGCCGCCCGGCGGCGATCGCCTACACGCGGCCGGAATCGATGATGTCCACCACCAAGCGGCACCCGGCCGCGATGACGGCGCGCATCGGCGCGGACGCCGAGGGCCGCATCACCGGCATGGTCTTCGACGGCACGTTCAACACCGGGGCCTATGCGAGCTGGGGCCCGACTGTGGCGAACAGAGTGCCGGTGCATGCGTCGGGACCCTACCGCACGCCGAATTATCGCGCGCGCGGGCGGGCCATCCATACCAACGGGCCGATCTCCGGCGCGTTCCGCGGCTTCGGCGTGCCGCAGGCCACGATCATGCAGGAAACGCTCTATGACGAGCTGGCCGAGAGGCTGGGCATGGACCGGCTGGCGTTCCGGCTGAAGAACGCGTTGCGCGACGGCGACGAGACGGTGACCGGGCAGCGGCTGGAAAGCGGCGTCGGCATCGCCGCCTGCCTCGAGGCGCTGCAGCCCCAATGGCAGCGCGCGCTGGACGACGCTGCGGCATTCAACGCGACGGCGACGGCCCGCCGGCGCGGCGTTGGCGTCGCCTCCTGCTGGTACGGCTGCGGCAACACCTCGCTGCCCAATCCTTCGACCATCCGGATCGGCGTTTCGCCGACCGGGAAGGTCGTGCTGCACCAGGGCGCGGTCGATATCGGCCAGGGGTCGAACACGGTGATCGCCCAGATCGCGGCGGATGCGCTCGGGCTGCCGCTCGGGCTGTTCGAATTGCGCTCCGCCGACACTGCGACCACGCCTGATGCCGGCAAGACATCGGCGTCGCGGCAGACCTTTGTGACGGGCAAGGCGGCGGAAAAAGCGGGGCGGGCGCTGCGCGAAAGGATCCTGCGATACGCCAATGTTTCCCCGGATGCGGAGTTCTCCATCGAGGGATCGACGCTCACGGTGCGTGAAGGACAGGCGATCCGTGTGCTCGATCTCTCGGCAATGCAGGCCGACGCGGACGGCCATGTCTTCCGGGCCGAGGAGACCTACGACCCGCCGACGCTGCCGCTCGACGCGAAAGGGCAAGGCAAGCCCTACGCGGTCTATGGGTACGGCGCGCAGGTCGTCGAGCTCGAGGTCGACATGCGGCTGGGCACGGTCACGCTGCTCAAGATCACGGCGGCGCACGACGTCGGCCGCGCCATCAACCCGCTGCTGGTCGAGGGACAGATCGAGGGCGGCATCGCGCAGGGCATCGGCCTCGCGCTGATGGAGGAGTACATCCCCGGCCGCACCGAAAACCTGCACGACTATCTGATCCCGACCATCGGCGACGTGCCCCCGATCGAGAACATCCTGGTCGAGGTGGCCGATCCCGAGGGGCCGTTCGGCGCGAAGGGCCTCGGCGAGCATGTGCTGATCCCGACCGCGCCGGCGATCCTGAACGCCATCCGTCACGCCGCGGGCGTGACGATGCGAAAAGTCCCGGCGACGCCGAGCCGCGTGCTCGCCGCAATCAAGGAAGCGGGCATATGA
- a CDS encoding FAD binding domain-containing protein has protein sequence MVRYARPNSTDGALALLAEGGWKLFAGGTDFYPALGSLPLKHSIIDLNGVAELRGIAETDAHFVIGARTTWTDICRADLPPAFDALKQAAREVGSVQIQNTGTVAGNLCNASPAADGVPALMVLDAEVELRSQGGIRRLPLQDFILGNRRTALAGSELVTAIRVPKASTAGRSIFYKLGTRRYLVISIAMAAVRLEVASDHRIAAAAVAVGACSAVAQRLHELEADLIGLAADADFGSHVRLEHFSSLTPIDDVRGSADYRRAAAREIVVRALAAARAAPAGEAAA, from the coding sequence TTGGTCCGCTACGCAAGGCCGAATAGCACCGACGGTGCCCTGGCGCTTCTCGCCGAGGGGGGATGGAAGCTTTTCGCAGGCGGGACGGACTTCTATCCGGCGCTTGGAAGCCTGCCGCTGAAGCACAGCATCATAGACCTCAACGGTGTGGCCGAGCTGCGCGGGATCGCCGAGACCGACGCGCATTTCGTCATCGGCGCGCGCACGACGTGGACTGACATCTGCCGGGCCGACCTGCCGCCCGCCTTCGACGCGCTGAAGCAGGCGGCGCGCGAGGTCGGCTCCGTCCAGATCCAGAACACCGGCACGGTCGCCGGCAATCTCTGCAATGCGTCTCCTGCGGCGGACGGCGTGCCGGCGCTGATGGTGCTCGACGCCGAGGTGGAGCTTCGATCGCAGGGCGGCATTCGCCGTCTCCCGCTGCAGGACTTCATCCTCGGCAACAGGCGGACGGCGCTGGCCGGCAGCGAACTCGTCACGGCCATCCGCGTGCCGAAGGCATCTACCGCCGGACGCTCGATTTTCTACAAGCTCGGGACGCGTCGCTATCTCGTCATTTCCATCGCCATGGCGGCTGTGCGGCTGGAAGTTGCTTCCGATCACAGGATTGCGGCTGCGGCGGTCGCGGTCGGCGCCTGCTCGGCGGTGGCGCAGCGGCTGCACGAACTTGAGGCCGATCTGATCGGGCTGGCTGCCGATGCCGACTTCGGCAGCCATGTCCGGCTGGAACATTTCTCGTCGCTGACGCCCATCGACGACGTGCGCGGCAGCGCCGACTACCGGAGAGCGGCGGCGCGGGAGATCGTCGTGCGGGCGCTGGCTGCGGCGCGCGCGGCGCCGGCAGGGGAGGCCGCTGCATGA
- the pncA gene encoding bifunctional nicotinamidase/pyrazinamidase translates to MAAQALIVIDVQNDFCPGGALAVSGGHEIVPLVNRLIEDFDHVILTQDWHPAGHSSFASTHTGKQAFGTVELPYGTQTLWPEHCVQGTPGADFHPDLVWTKAEMVVRKGFRSAIDSYSAFRENDHTTPTGLAGYLRERGFGRLTLAGLATDFCVAYSALDARAEGFEVTVRMDASRAIDLGGSLDAMVGKMRDAGVTLA, encoded by the coding sequence ATGGCGGCACAGGCCCTCATCGTCATCGATGTGCAGAACGACTTTTGCCCTGGCGGCGCGCTCGCCGTTTCGGGCGGCCACGAAATCGTGCCGCTGGTCAACCGGCTGATCGAAGACTTCGACCACGTGATCCTGACGCAGGACTGGCATCCTGCCGGACATTCGAGCTTCGCCTCGACGCATACCGGCAAACAGGCCTTCGGCACGGTCGAGCTGCCCTACGGCACGCAGACGCTGTGGCCGGAGCACTGCGTGCAGGGCACGCCCGGCGCCGACTTCCACCCGGACCTTGTCTGGACCAAGGCGGAGATGGTCGTCCGCAAGGGCTTTCGTAGCGCGATCGACAGCTACTCGGCCTTCCGCGAGAACGACCACACGACCCCGACCGGGCTCGCCGGCTACCTGCGCGAGCGCGGCTTCGGCCGTCTCACGCTGGCAGGGCTGGCGACGGATTTCTGCGTCGCCTACTCCGCGCTGGACGCCCGCGCGGAGGGTTTTGAAGTCACGGTGCGCATGGACGCCAGCCGCGCGATCGACCTCGGCGGCTCGCTCGACGCGATGGTGGGGAAGATGCGCGACGCGGGTGTGACGTTAGCCTGA
- the gshB gene encoding glutathione synthase → MPLKIAVQMDHVSTINIAGDTTFALSLEAQRRGHALYHYTPDRLSLRDGKVFARIEEMRLRDEKGNHFELGEPVRTDMSEMDVVLLRQDPPFDMNYITTTHILERIHPKTLVVNDPAWVRNSPEKIFVTEFPDLMPETLITKDPAEVAAFRREFGDIIIKPLYGNGGAGVFHLGDADRNLSSLLEMFGQMFREPFIVQRYLKDVRKGDKRIILIDGEPVGAINRVPADLESRSNMHVGGRPEKTDLTEREREICARIGPSLKERGFILVGIDVIGDWMTEINVTSPTGIREVKRFGGADIAALFWDAVEAKRA, encoded by the coding sequence ATGCCGCTGAAAATCGCCGTCCAGATGGACCATGTCTCGACGATCAACATCGCCGGAGACACGACCTTCGCTCTGTCGCTGGAGGCGCAGCGGCGCGGGCACGCGCTCTACCACTACACGCCCGACCGGCTGTCGCTGCGCGACGGCAAGGTGTTCGCCCGCATCGAGGAGATGCGGCTGCGCGACGAGAAGGGAAATCACTTCGAACTGGGCGAACCGGTGCGCACCGACATGTCGGAGATGGACGTCGTGCTGCTCCGCCAGGACCCGCCCTTCGACATGAACTACATCACCACGACCCACATCCTGGAGCGCATCCACCCGAAGACGCTGGTCGTCAACGACCCGGCCTGGGTGCGCAACAGCCCCGAAAAGATCTTCGTCACCGAGTTCCCCGACCTGATGCCGGAGACGCTGATCACCAAGGATCCGGCCGAGGTGGCGGCGTTCCGCAGGGAATTCGGCGACATCATCATCAAGCCGCTCTACGGCAATGGCGGGGCCGGCGTGTTCCATCTGGGCGACGCCGACCGCAACCTGTCGTCGCTGCTCGAGATGTTCGGGCAGATGTTCCGCGAGCCTTTCATCGTCCAGCGCTATCTCAAGGACGTGCGCAAGGGCGACAAGCGGATCATCCTGATCGACGGCGAGCCGGTGGGCGCCATCAACCGCGTGCCGGCGGACCTCGAGTCGCGCTCCAACATGCATGTCGGCGGCCGCCCGGAGAAGACCGACCTCACCGAACGCGAGCGCGAGATCTGCGCCCGGATCGGGCCGTCGCTCAAGGAGCGCGGCTTCATCCTGGTCGGCATCGACGTGATCGGCGACTGGATGACCGAGATCAACGTCACCTCGCCGACGGGCATCCGCGAAGTGAAGCGGTTCGGCGGCGCCGACATTGCGGCGCTGTTCTGGGACGCGGTGGAAGCAAAGCGGGCGTAG